In Quercus robur chromosome 11, dhQueRobu3.1, whole genome shotgun sequence, the following proteins share a genomic window:
- the LOC126706243 gene encoding uncharacterized protein LOC126706243, with protein MSMKSIFDAKEVRSEFEKASINASFIPLIWKHVITHHQNPNNTNTNTNTNTITTAIDWCEIPSLPSAAYSLLASKFKPLTTTLHSLHRSSDGVTTKLLIKLQNGSFVEAVVMKYDTRLGKYDGKPRPGGPRSTLCVSSQVGCKMGCSFCATGSMGFKNNLSSGEIVEQLVHASRVDSIRNVVFMGMGEPLNNYAALVDAIRVMLGSPFQLSPRRITVSTVGIVHAINKLHNDLPGLNLAVSLHAPVQDIRCQIMPAARAFPLEKLMDALQQYQKISQQKILIEYIMLDGVNDGEQHAHLLGKLLETFQVIVNLIPFNPIGTLSQFRTSSEEGVSRFQKILRGTYNIRTTIRKQMGQDISGACGQLVVNLPDKKSIGNSSLLPDIEDLHL; from the exons ATGTCGATGAAATCAATTTTCGACGCAAAAGAAGTCCGATCAGAATTCGAAAAGGCCAGCATAAACGCTAGCTTCATCCCACTGATATGGAAACACGTAATCACCCATCACCAAAACCCTAACAACActaacaccaacaccaacaccaacaccatcACCACCGCCATAGATTGGTGCGAAATTCCATCTTTACCCTCCGCCGCCTACTCCCTCCTTGCCTCCAAATTCAAACCCCTAACCACCACCCTCCACTCCCTTCACCGCTCCTCCGACGGTGTCACCACCAAGCTCCTCATAAAGCTCCAAAACGGCAGCTTCGTCGAGGCCGTCGTCATGAAATACGACACGCGCTTAGGCAAATACGATGGCAAGCCCCGCCCCGGCGGGCCGAGGTCGACGCTGTGCGTTTCGTCTCAGGTGGGCTGCAAAATGGGGTGCAGCTTTTGCGCCACGGGGAGCATGGGGTTCAAGAACAACCTGTCGTCTGGTGAGATTGTGGAGCAGTTGGTTCATGCTTCGCGAGTTGACTCTATACGTAATGTCGTTTTTATGGGGATGGGTGAGCCGTTGAATAACTATGCTGCTTTGGTTGATGCTATTCGTGTCATGTTGGGTTCGCCTTTTCAGTTGTCACCCAGGAGAATAACTGTCTCAACG GTTGGCATCGTTCATGCTATCAACAAGCTTCATAATGATCTGCCAGGTTTGAACTTAGCAGTTTCATTGCATGCACCAGTTCAAGATATCCGTTGTCAGATAATGCCTGCAGCTCGGGCTTTTCCTCTGGAAAAGCTTATGGATGCGCTGCAACAATATCAAAAGATCAG tcaacaaaaaattttgattgagtACATAATGCTTGATGGAGTGAATGATGGAGAGCAGCATGCCCACCTACTTGGCAAGTTGCTAGAGACATTTCAAGTG ATTGTGAACTTAATACCATTCAATCCAATTGGTACTTTGAGTCAATTCAGAACCAGTAGCGAAGAGGGGGTATCAAGATTTCAGAAAATTCTTAGGGGTACCTATAACATCCGGACAACAATTCGTAAGCAAATGGGTCAGGATATAAGTGGTGCATGTGGTCAGCTGGTGGTTAACCTACCTGATAAGAAGTCTATTGGGAATTCAAGTCTCTTACCTGATATAGAAGATCTTCATCTTTGA
- the LOC126705506 gene encoding uncharacterized protein LOC126705506 produces MSRREREVRDSDSKRHQRSRFDREPSPKKSRRDGKPETERLPNNVNLDVGEQTDRDQKHHRRLQDAIPLEAPLAPDSKRENEAVSKEADKKPEKHREGSKRSSDSTEVPRSRSYFQHDERGNAMQVGRSIGRRATSGWRDSKDQHDEREANKTTSNAQERDEKLQAKQDDHSVWRHDRFIEKDDPPPPAKKRPSFQEKKITVNSEHADKLESETVKSGHVDHYVEGSERREERSHNPRYMDRPEKPLAGDRLPPKRGEAHRDSFLSRERYGGGGNYRGRDSGRQGYHSGGTRAEKWKHDLYKPEGSPTPKNEDDQIAKLEALLAS; encoded by the exons ATGTCTCGTCGGGAAAGGGAAGTTCGCGATTCAGACTCCAAACGACACCAACGTTCTAGGTTCGATCGAGAACCCAG TCCTAAGAAGTCTAGGAGGGATGGGAAACCAGAAACAGAGAGACTACCCAACAATGTTAATTTGGATGTTGGAGAGCAGACAGACAGGGATCAAAAGCACCATCGTCGGCTGCAAGATGCCATACCACTTGAGGCCCCTTTGGCACCTGATTCTAAGCGAGAAAATGAGGCTGTGAGCAAAGAAGCTGACAAGAAACCTGAAAAACATCGTGAAGGATCAAAACGTTCCTCTGATTCAACTGAAGTACCTCGGTCCCGATCTTATTTTCAG CATGATGAACGTGGTAATGCCATGCAAGTTGGTCGAAGCATTGGTCGTAGAGCTACTAGTG GATGGAGGGATTCTAAGGATCAACACGATGAAAGAGAAGCAAACAAGACAACTTCTAATGCACAGGAAAGAGATGAGAAACTACAAGCTAAGCAGGATGACCACAGCGTTTGGCGCCATGATCGCTTCATAGAAAAGGATGATCCACCTCCACCTGCAAAGAAAAGACCCTCATTTCAGGAGAAGAAGATTACAGTGAATTCTGAACATGCTGACAAATTGGAATCAGAGACTGTAAAGTCAGGCCATGTTGACCATTATGTAGAAGGAAGTGAAAGGAGGGAGGAGAGAAGCCACAACCCCCGTTATATGGACAGACCTGAGAAGCCATTAGCAGGAGACAGGTTGCCACCAAAGAGGGGAGAAGCACATAGGGATAGTTTTCTGTCCAGAGAAAGATATGGTGGTGGTGGAAATTACAGGGGAAGAGATAGTGGTAGACAAGGTTATCATTCTGGTGGTACTCGGGCTGAGAAGTGGAAGCATGATTTGTATAAACCTGAAGGAAGTCCAACCCCAAAAAATGAAGATGATCAAATTGCAAAGCTGGAAGCACTCTTGGCTTCATAG
- the LOC126704959 gene encoding uncharacterized protein LOC126704959, translated as MPLEQVLMQINDDPSLKWPEKMKGDPNKRNRNKYYRFHRDHGHDTDKCFDLKQQIKNLIRQGQLRNFIGRDHKDKKLKGKLEESSRPPLGEIRVTIEGTLTRQSSKSRKMYLKVVQNVQRSGRSPRMRVTDEQAIKFDEYLILPYLPTMRLG; from the coding sequence ATGCCGCTTGAACAAGTGCTTATGCAAATTAATGATGATCCTTCCTTAAAGTGGccagaaaaaatgaaaggaGATCCCAACAAGCGCAATAGAAACAAGTATTACCGCTTCCACAGAGATCATGGACATGACACAGACAAATGTTTTGATTTGAAGCAGCAGATAAAGAATCTCATTAGGCAAGGACAATTGAGAAATTTCATTGGACGAGATCACAAGGATAAGAAGTTGAAGGGAAAGCTAGAAGAGTCGTCACGACCCCCACTTGGAGAAATAAGAGTTACCATAGAAGGGACCTTGACAAGACAATCTTCCAAGTCAAGGAAGATGTACCTAAAGGTAGTGCAAAACGTCCAACGTTCTGGACGATCCCCAAGGATGAGGGTAACGGACGAGCAAGCCATTAAGTTCGACGAATATCTTATATTACCCTACCTTCCAACAATGAGGCTTGGATGA